AGTGTTAAACTTTTGGATGATGCTTCTTAACCAAACCTTGTTGAGAATCAAGGCAACATTTCTTGCTTGAGCTTGGGTTTATCCAGGCAAGGCATGCCATTGTTATGGGAATTTAAATCTGCTGCTCAGAAAGATCACTGACCTTATTTCAAGACTTTCTATACTTGAGATACATTTAGTTGGGACAACAGACAGATCCTGATCCATGGGTTCATCTCCATTAGTCAATCCAGACTCCAGTTTGCTCTTCTCATCTTCTGTGGCTTGCAGTTCAGGAACCAGAAACTCCTCAAGCCTTGAAAAAGCACAACGTGTGTGAATTGATAACAGCAGATAATTGGCTCCCAGCATTTCATATACTGCATTATCTACTTCATTACCTGATGATTTCTCCATACTCGTCCCATTTGATTCTCTCCTCGTGTGATGGGAACATTGGATATGACTTTTTGGCTTGTTTGAAAAAGCTGCCTTTGCGGCTCCCCTCGCCCTTCATCATCAAATCGTGATGCTTTGTTTTCACCACAGCTGGCTGATCCAGATCATCGTCCATGTCACTGTCATCACTAGAGTCAACGTCCACCCTGCAGATCCACAAAACAAATTCAATGGGACATGGTTACCATTTGTATTACAGTTGACTTTTCATTTGATTTACTGTtaattcactataaaaaaaataagctaatcttgaaataaaattcttgtgtcattttaaaacttaaGCCTAAATTCCCCATTTGTGACCAAAACCAGCCAGGTGACCCATTTAGCTCTCCATATGGTGACTAAAACTCACTGGTTTGTATGTGTGATGAAGATGTCGCTCTCTTAGTTTCAATTTGGTAGATGATGAGACAAGGTGATTAGTGGCATCAGTCAGATTTGGGCCTGTTGTTTTctagctgataaaaaaaaactcccttttcCCTGCCGTCTTGGACTCTTTCAAGCACATGGGACATCACCCTGCCTAAAATATCTGAAGCATATTGCTTCATTTTGCACGCTTCACACAAAACCTGGAAACAAGCACTTAAGAATTATATTACAGTTGTTTTGCAGTTGCCAGATATGGTATTCTCACTCAATAATGGACCAATTCCAGAAAATGTTTCCGCCTATAATTTAAATCCCAAATTAGGTAAAGAGAGTCCATATTGAAAAACATTGAGCATTTAGCCATCCATGATCTATTTCTACTTGGACTTACTCTTTTGCTTGTTCAAGCTTTTTAGCTGcttcattctttattttctccttttccagATATTCCTCCAGCTCCTTGCCTTCAAGTTTAATTCTTTTCCTGACCTGTCATATCAAGAataaaagtatgaaaatgatGCAAATGACAAATTCAGCATTGCAGTCTAAAAGTGGGACAGAAGGTTCTGACAGGGAAAATGCAGCATAGAGGGAGAAGTATTGGCTcttttctgaggaaaaaaaaaaccccaaaacattATTACTGCTTAACTGACCTCCAGATCCAGCATCTTTTCTCCGGGGTGGTCGATAAGGTAGCGTGCCAATGTTCCTGGTGTGGTGCGGTAGGTTAAGATGATCgaattttttgcattttgacaCCACTGGATAAAAAGTTCTCTGGAAAAACCAGATTCAAGGTCTGGCTGGCTGCAAAGCACCACTTTTGGGCTGGGCACCCGGGCCAGGTCCGCTAAACTGTGGCACAAGGTCAAGTGTCGAAACTGGAAGGGATTGTTCCTCTTGTCCTCAAAACACCTCATGAGTTTGTCACTCATCCACTCCACCTGTAGAGAATCAGTAATATTCAATAATGACTATGGAAAAGGCAACTTTTAGTATAGGACTGTTACGTGCTATTATGTCTctttacaaacacaaagattAATTCATATTTTGTTACTAgcaaataaaactacatttcttTTCAAGTGTGATAAATACCTGGGATTTGGAGAATTCCACCACATTGTAGCTAACATTGTTGAGCAGTGCTAGCGGGTAAACTCCTAACCCAGCATCCTTTGTTCTCCAAATCTGGTCCAGGAGTTGGGCCAGTTCCAGCACACGGCCAGCTGTATCCACGGCAATAAGAACGTTCCCATCACCACGGAGGGTCTCCATGACATTGGCTTTGGGAGGGAAAatggaagagagagagagaaaaaaaagaaaaatatcatatAATGCATTTTTCACAATTTCCAACATTATCTGAGCACAGCAATAGCAAAAAGACAAACAGGTTCAGACACCAGCATCATCATGATTAACCTCTGCAAGTTATTAATCTATCTTCAATTTAACTCACTATGCtaataaaaactacaaagtTTTGTAAATATTACTTACTTAACAGGAGCTCATCTCTTTGTTTGCGACGTGGTTGTACATATGTGGCATTGAAGGAATCTGTGATAAGTAAAGATGGACGGCTAATACTCTCCAACGTGCATCCATTAAGGTggctaaaacaaacagatcaaAACAGCATTCAAACTAAAAACCAAACTACCAACATGTCCCgatttcatttgtatttttttctctctgcttacATTTCTCTCTTGTGGTTGAAGTCCACAGCATATACAATCTCTTCCTCCCCATCCTTGACAATTTTCCAAATGGTACCGCCAATCATGTGTCCAGCTGGAATAGGAGTGATGGAAAGGCCGTGCCCTTTTCCTGtagagggggggaaaaaaaaaaaaaaaaaaacttatgtaGGCCCTATACTAGTGTTTCTCCTGATTTGAACTGGCCTGCAGTGAATTTACCTTTTAGATTTACAATCTGAGAGTATTTCAGCTGCTGGATTTTATCAAATGCACTGTCCACGTCGTCAAGGGTGAAGAGTGTAAAATCTTCACTATTGTTTCGAGACTAAGGGGGTAGAAGGAAAGAtttaggagaaaaataaatagttttgcACCAAAAAATATATCTTAATAAGCATCATCTCAGCACAAATTATGTGTCATATCACCGTCTAACAGTACCTGATATAAATCATACATGAACATCTGACCCATCTTGTACACAGGAATGGTGGCGTAGATTGTACAGTTAAGACCTAGTTTGCCTACAGCATAAGGCAATGCTCCAAGGTGAATGGGGTCAGGGTGGGAGAGAAGAACTGCATCAACCTGGTGAACATATCTGGAGGGAAAAATTAACATCTTTATCACAGGGCAAGCAGTTGAATACGatattttctaataaataatGACTGATGCATACCACGGTCATTTCTTGCTAAATTGTTGATTTTCGAGGCATAGACCGACAGTAATTTTTAAACGTATCTACTGAGATGTTTGTAGTGTCCCAGGAGCTGTGCCAAGAGTTGTTTTGAGATCAATAAAATACACAAGGCACAAAAAGATGGGCAACCCCACACTTACCGCTTCATGGCATCGATGATGTCCATAGAAAAGTTCTCGTCCCAACCACAGTCCAAGAG
The sequence above is drawn from the Melanotaenia boesemani isolate fMelBoe1 chromosome 22, fMelBoe1.pri, whole genome shotgun sequence genome and encodes:
- the cpsf2 gene encoding cleavage and polyadenylation specificity factor subunit 2, with the translated sequence MTSIIKLTAVSGVQEESALCYLLQVDEFRFLLDCGWDENFSMDIIDAMKRYVHQVDAVLLSHPDPIHLGALPYAVGKLGLNCTIYATIPVYKMGQMFMYDLYQSRNNSEDFTLFTLDDVDSAFDKIQQLKYSQIVNLKGKGHGLSITPIPAGHMIGGTIWKIVKDGEEEIVYAVDFNHKREIHLNGCTLESISRPSLLITDSFNATYVQPRRKQRDELLLTNVMETLRGDGNVLIAVDTAGRVLELAQLLDQIWRTKDAGLGVYPLALLNNVSYNVVEFSKSQVEWMSDKLMRCFEDKRNNPFQFRHLTLCHSLADLARVPSPKVVLCSQPDLESGFSRELFIQWCQNAKNSIILTYRTTPGTLARYLIDHPGEKMLDLEVRKRIKLEGKELEEYLEKEKIKNEAAKKLEQAKEVDVDSSDDSDMDDDLDQPAVVKTKHHDLMMKGEGSRKGSFFKQAKKSYPMFPSHEERIKWDEYGEIIRLEEFLVPELQATEDEKSKLESGLTNGDEPMDQDLSVVPTKCISSIESLEIRARVMYIDYEGRSDGDSIKKIINQMKPRQLVIVRGPPDASLDLAESCKAFSKDIKVYTPKLQETVDATSETHIYQVRLKDSLVSSLQFCKAKDTELAWIEGVLDMRVVKVDTGVMLEEGVKEEMEDSEMPIDVAPDLDIDHNATAVAAQRAMKTLFGEDEKELSEESDVIPTLEPLPPNEIPGHQSVFINEPRLSDFKQVLLREGIQAEFVGGVLVCNNMVAVRRTEAGRIGLEGCLCDDYYKIRELLYQQYAVV